In a genomic window of Anoxybacter fermentans:
- a CDS encoding bifunctional metallophosphatase/5'-nucleotidase, whose product MNFLKRVSIITLIFVLTVSVLAFAAEPVKVTILHTNDTHGRIASFTPRGEEKEIGGFARILTLINKIRAEEENVILLDAGDTLHGTNLVNLQKGLNMLTLLNTMGYDAMVPGNHDFNYGYKHLLKLAKFAKFDIVSANVEKDGALLFAPYTILEKGGYRFAILGISTPETPITTHPANVAGLNFVDPIQRVKEIVEKLSGSVDFIIMLSHLGYEGDRMIAEQVPGLDIIIGGHSHTSLEEPVVVNGVIIAQDGDYGRTLGRIDLTIEDGKIIKYSGRLIPVKDTIAKNPVVDVVVKAYEDKLRTLMGEVVGTTSVDLVGERALVRTQETNLGNLITDIMLAYCDADLVMTNGGGIRASIAKGDITIGDIYTVLPFDNTLVVLELTGAQIKAALEHGVRKYPKQNGGFLHVAGMTYAFDPNRPAGDRIVEVKIRGKDLDLNKIYRVATNDFLAAGGDGYSMFTEGTIVYQSGSYLRDLMVDYLREHGSVSPEVEGRITIR is encoded by the coding sequence ATGAATTTTCTAAAGAGGGTTTCAATAATTACTCTGATTTTTGTTTTGACTGTCTCTGTATTGGCTTTTGCGGCAGAACCGGTTAAGGTGACCATTCTACATACCAATGATACTCATGGTCGGATTGCCAGCTTTACACCTAGAGGAGAAGAAAAGGAAATTGGCGGCTTTGCACGAATCTTAACTCTCATTAATAAGATACGGGCAGAAGAGGAGAATGTTATTCTTCTGGATGCTGGTGATACTTTACATGGAACCAATTTAGTAAATCTGCAAAAGGGTTTGAATATGCTAACTTTGCTCAATACTATGGGTTATGATGCTATGGTTCCAGGTAATCATGATTTCAATTATGGTTATAAACATCTCTTGAAATTAGCTAAGTTTGCTAAGTTTGATATAGTCTCTGCCAATGTTGAAAAAGATGGTGCTTTACTTTTTGCTCCTTATACTATTTTGGAAAAAGGTGGTTATCGTTTTGCTATTTTAGGTATATCTACACCGGAAACACCAATCACAACCCATCCAGCTAATGTTGCCGGATTGAATTTTGTTGATCCAATTCAGAGAGTTAAGGAGATAGTTGAAAAGTTAAGTGGTAGTGTTGATTTCATTATTATGTTAAGCCATCTGGGTTATGAAGGTGACAGGATGATTGCTGAGCAGGTTCCAGGTCTGGATATAATTATCGGTGGCCATAGTCATACTTCTCTGGAAGAACCTGTGGTGGTCAATGGTGTAATTATTGCCCAGGATGGAGATTATGGTCGGACTCTGGGCCGGATTGATTTAACCATTGAAGATGGTAAGATTATTAAATACAGCGGTCGATTAATCCCTGTTAAAGATACAATTGCTAAAAATCCGGTAGTAGATGTTGTTGTAAAAGCATATGAAGATAAATTGAGGACTTTGATGGGAGAAGTTGTAGGTACTACTTCAGTAGATCTTGTAGGTGAGCGTGCACTGGTTCGGACTCAGGAGACTAACCTGGGTAATTTGATTACTGATATAATGTTAGCTTATTGTGATGCTGATCTGGTTATGACCAATGGCGGGGGAATTCGCGCTTCCATTGCTAAGGGTGATATTACCATTGGTGATATTTATACCGTTCTTCCATTCGATAATACCCTGGTAGTTCTTGAGTTGACTGGTGCTCAGATTAAAGCTGCATTGGAGCATGGTGTGAGAAAATATCCGAAACAAAATGGTGGATTTCTCCATGTTGCAGGTATGACTTATGCTTTTGATCCTAATAGACCCGCTGGTGATCGGATAGTGGAGGTTAAAATTCGGGGTAAAGACTTAGATTTAAATAAAATCTATCGGGTAGCCACTAATGATTTCTTAGCTGCTGGTGGAGATGGTTATTCTATGTTCACTGAAGGAACCATTGTCTATCAGTCCGGGTCATACTTACGTGATCTGATGGTTGATTACTTAAGAGAACATGGTTCTGTTTCTCCTGAGGTAGAGGGGCGTATTACTATTCGCTAA
- a CDS encoding sigma-70 family RNA polymerase sigma factor has protein sequence MQEIELVQRAQKGDRKALKELLQMNYSILKGYLLKITLDPDLAADLTQETMLKAILKLQKFKGQSKFSTWLITIGSNLYRDYLKKNRHLIMVDYPERFESITEMKEAGLIIEEMLLKLPAEKRMVLVLKHYFGYTYEEISKIIKCPVGTVKSRMYYCLEFLQNQIERGNKG, from the coding sequence TTGCAGGAAATAGAATTGGTTCAGCGTGCCCAAAAGGGAGATAGAAAGGCGTTAAAAGAACTTTTACAAATGAATTATTCTATTCTCAAAGGCTATCTTCTAAAAATCACTTTGGATCCTGATCTGGCGGCAGATTTGACGCAGGAGACAATGCTTAAAGCAATTCTGAAATTGCAAAAATTTAAGGGCCAGTCTAAATTTTCGACCTGGCTTATAACTATAGGTTCAAATCTTTATCGGGATTATTTAAAGAAAAATCGCCATCTAATAATGGTAGATTATCCGGAACGATTTGAATCGATAACGGAAATGAAAGAAGCGGGATTAATTATTGAAGAAATGCTTTTAAAATTACCAGCAGAAAAACGTATGGTTTTAGTCCTAAAACACTATTTTGGCTACACATATGAAGAGATTAGTAAAATAATCAAATGTCCGGTCGGGACAGTTAAATCCAGAATGTATTATTGTCTGGAATTTTTACAGAACCAGATTGAAAGGGGGAATAAGGGTTGA
- a CDS encoding zinc ribbon domain-containing protein: MNLWLFILIGFILAAQAVWIFLDARKRGESYWLWGFFGLLNFPSSLIIYLLVTRTKKITCPDCGRKFSKNNNCCPHCGGATLTCPGCHEQIQISWVYCPYCSCKLKEGDD; this comes from the coding sequence ATGAATCTGTGGTTGTTTATATTAATAGGATTTATTTTAGCTGCACAGGCGGTCTGGATTTTTCTTGATGCCAGAAAAAGGGGAGAAAGTTACTGGCTCTGGGGGTTTTTTGGCCTTTTAAATTTTCCCAGCAGTTTAATTATTTATCTCCTCGTTACCAGAACAAAAAAGATAACCTGTCCTGATTGTGGGCGGAAATTCAGCAAAAATAATAACTGCTGTCCTCATTGTGGAGGTGCAACACTGACATGTCCTGGTTGTCATGAACAGATTCAGATAAGTTGGGTTTATTGTCCTTATTGTTCATGTAAATTAAAGGAAGGAGATGATTAA
- a CDS encoding ABC transporter ATP-binding protein, with amino-acid sequence MDYAIEVQGLSKKFAEKYAVKDLNFQIQRGEIVAFLGPNGAGKTTTVRLLNGVLRPTAGTIKILGYELNRDVIKIQSRTGVVTETFTLYERLTGRYNLKFYGNLYGLKTDVINHKISAMISFFNFEDYIDRPVETYSTGMKKKLSLARALLHDPEILFLDEPTTGLDPEASRTVIKYIAKLNQEEKKTIFLCTHNLEVAEILATRIMLIDKGQLITIGTPDELKKKLWPDVQVDIECKMWGNEKKEKIYEIDWITDIKDIGNKEGVTKLSINVAERKYIPDLVEILIQQGCRIFSVVEKEHSLEEIYFKLREGKK; translated from the coding sequence ATGGATTATGCGATAGAGGTTCAGGGGTTAAGCAAGAAATTTGCTGAGAAATATGCTGTTAAAGATTTAAATTTTCAAATACAGAGAGGGGAAATTGTGGCTTTTTTGGGGCCAAATGGTGCAGGTAAGACTACAACTGTTAGATTATTAAATGGAGTATTACGACCTACAGCAGGTACCATAAAGATATTGGGTTATGAATTGAATAGGGATGTTATAAAGATACAATCAAGAACTGGAGTGGTTACAGAGACTTTTACTCTTTATGAAAGGCTTACTGGAAGATATAATTTAAAATTTTATGGAAACCTTTATGGTTTAAAAACAGATGTGATCAATCATAAAATATCTGCTATGATTTCATTTTTTAATTTTGAAGATTATATTGATCGACCAGTTGAAACATATAGTACGGGAATGAAGAAAAAGTTATCTCTGGCTAGAGCTCTTTTGCATGATCCTGAAATACTTTTTTTAGATGAGCCTACAACCGGTCTTGATCCTGAAGCATCCCGTACAGTAATTAAGTATATAGCAAAGTTGAATCAGGAGGAAAAAAAGACAATTTTTTTATGTACTCATAACCTGGAGGTAGCTGAAATTTTAGCTACCAGAATTATGCTTATTGATAAAGGCCAACTTATTACTATTGGAACACCTGATGAATTAAAGAAGAAGTTGTGGCCTGATGTTCAGGTAGATATTGAGTGCAAAATGTGGGGGAATGAGAAGAAAGAAAAGATATATGAAATTGATTGGATAACCGATATTAAAGATATTGGAAATAAAGAGGGAGTAACTAAATTATCTATTAATGTTGCTGAAAGAAAGTATATTCCTGATCTAGTTGAAATCTTGATTCAACAGGGGTGCCGTATTTTTTCTGTGGTGGAAAAAGAACATTCTTTAGAGGAGATATATTTTAAATTGAGGGAGGGAAAAAAATGA
- a CDS encoding ABC transporter permease yields MNVGKIKAIVAKDIKEVTESLQMLVPIIVVPLIILVIIPLVLILLPRFIEIPSNMHQIIDNMIKNMPIIMKNKIINFDQQQLLIYMMINYFFGPLFLIIPLMVSSIIAANSFAGEKEKKTLEGLLYAPVTDFQLYLSKCLAAFIPAVSVAFIGFVVYAIIIDILTYPVFGFLILPNSHWIGLILWLVPTFSFFGLGVTVLVSAKVRGFQEAQQLAGVVVIPILAMIIMQLSGVIFLSGWVIFIIGFIFLLMDIFLLKIGANLFKGDKILDKFV; encoded by the coding sequence ATGAATGTCGGGAAAATAAAAGCCATTGTTGCAAAGGACATTAAAGAAGTTACAGAGAGTCTGCAGATGCTGGTACCAATAATAGTGGTGCCACTGATAATTTTGGTGATAATTCCACTGGTATTAATTCTTTTACCTCGTTTTATAGAAATCCCTTCAAATATGCATCAGATTATTGATAATATGATAAAAAATATGCCTATAATAATGAAAAATAAAATTATTAATTTTGATCAACAACAATTACTTATTTACATGATGATTAATTACTTTTTTGGGCCGCTTTTTTTAATTATACCGCTGATGGTATCGAGTATAATTGCTGCCAATAGTTTTGCGGGTGAAAAAGAGAAAAAGACTTTAGAAGGTCTTCTCTATGCTCCCGTTACTGATTTTCAATTATATTTGAGTAAATGTCTTGCTGCATTTATTCCGGCAGTATCAGTTGCTTTTATTGGATTTGTTGTATATGCTATAATTATCGATATATTAACTTATCCGGTATTTGGTTTTTTAATTTTACCAAATAGTCATTGGATAGGTTTAATATTATGGTTGGTACCTACGTTTTCTTTCTTCGGTCTTGGTGTAACAGTACTTGTATCTGCAAAAGTACGGGGATTTCAGGAAGCACAACAGTTAGCTGGAGTTGTAGTAATTCCGATTTTAGCAATGATTATTATGCAATTAAGTGGTGTTATCTTTCTCAGTGGATGGGTTATTTTTATAATTGGTTTCATTTTTCTACTGATGGATATATTTTTGCTTAAAATTGGAGCTAATTTGTTTAAAGGAGATAAAATATTAGATAAGTTCGTATAA
- a CDS encoding PLDc N-terminal domain-containing protein: MFEGMTLAEILKLLLPLIMIQVILIIITLTVLIKAERVRFMPKWAWALIIILFSNLGLGPIVFLIFGREKDV; the protein is encoded by the coding sequence ATGTTTGAAGGGATGACTTTGGCTGAAATTCTAAAACTGTTATTACCTTTGATTATGATTCAGGTGATTTTAATTATTATTACCCTGACTGTTTTGATCAAGGCTGAAAGGGTGCGCTTTATGCCAAAATGGGCCTGGGCATTGATTATTATCCTATTTTCCAATCTTGGTCTTGGGCCTATTGTTTTTTTAATCTTTGGAAGAGAGAAGGATGTGTAA
- a CDS encoding ABC transporter ATP-binding protein, whose amino-acid sequence MLEVKNLIKRYGNFTVLKGINFTIEKGSVFGFLGPNGAGKSTTMNILTGLIDYEEGQIFLDGQDFGKNKETLRLRIGYLPENPIYYPYMNAYEYLWMIGDLSGYPVNQIKKRIDELLKLVGLKDAARRRVGGYSRGMKQRLGLAVALFNHPDYLFLDEPTSALDPEGRLEMLKLMEELKELKITVFLSTHILADVERVCDKVSILHKGEIKLTETMVDLRKKFIQPIFDLEMEGNLEEIKDELKRLEWVEEVHIDESKIAVYVTDLEIGKKELPQVIGRLKMPLISYKIRQTTLEDIFIRMVKRDENF is encoded by the coding sequence ATGCTTGAAGTAAAAAATCTGATTAAAAGATATGGAAATTTTACTGTTTTGAAAGGGATTAACTTTACTATTGAAAAGGGTAGTGTTTTTGGTTTTCTTGGGCCAAACGGTGCTGGAAAATCTACAACTATGAACATTTTAACTGGCTTAATTGATTATGAAGAAGGTCAAATTTTCCTGGATGGTCAGGACTTTGGTAAGAATAAAGAGACTTTACGACTCCGAATTGGGTATCTTCCCGAGAATCCGATTTATTATCCCTATATGAATGCTTATGAATATTTATGGATGATTGGTGATTTAAGCGGGTATCCGGTCAATCAAATAAAAAAACGTATAGATGAATTACTTAAGTTGGTTGGGTTAAAGGATGCAGCTAGACGAAGAGTGGGCGGTTATAGTCGCGGGATGAAGCAGCGTCTCGGTCTGGCAGTGGCTCTCTTTAACCATCCTGATTATCTTTTTTTAGATGAACCGACTTCCGCTCTGGATCCTGAAGGTAGATTGGAAATGCTTAAGCTGATGGAAGAGTTAAAAGAATTGAAGATTACAGTATTTCTCTCTACTCATATCCTGGCAGATGTAGAACGGGTCTGTGATAAAGTAAGTATTCTTCATAAGGGTGAGATAAAATTGACAGAAACTATGGTAGATTTGCGGAAAAAGTTTATCCAACCTATCTTCGATCTGGAAATGGAGGGGAATCTTGAAGAAATTAAAGATGAACTGAAAAGATTGGAATGGGTAGAAGAGGTGCATATTGATGAATCTAAGATTGCTGTATATGTGACTGATCTTGAGATTGGAAAAAAAGAATTACCTCAGGTCATTGGACGGTTAAAGATGCCACTTATTTCCTATAAGATCCGTCAGACTACATTGGAGGATATTTTTATAAGGATGGTGAAGAGAGATGAGAACTTTTAA
- a CDS encoding ABC transporter permease, which yields MRTFKAYFRKEIIESWRQYRYLILVVGFIFFAILGPVMIKLLPVILKGKIPEELIRLINFTPLEAARSYMKDVFQIVNLFVVLSLMGIFSDEINNQKLVFPYSKGARIEGIVLAKFSHYAITIFICSLLGFALNTYYVNSLFKGDRVSYAQMMGSASLFALYYIFTIALLFFLSSLTRRGIAAGITVLLFNYLSPLVLQLFRLQGWVPHTLVIQANRLGMVDSGLLKQILVSVIFYILILQWLTIRKMKKVEVV from the coding sequence ATGAGAACTTTTAAGGCCTATTTTAGAAAAGAAATCATCGAATCCTGGCGGCAATATCGGTATCTAATATTGGTAGTGGGGTTTATCTTTTTTGCTATTCTTGGCCCGGTCATGATCAAACTGCTGCCCGTTATACTTAAAGGTAAAATTCCAGAAGAATTGATCAGATTAATTAATTTTACACCGTTAGAAGCAGCTCGCAGTTATATGAAGGATGTATTTCAAATTGTTAATCTCTTCGTGGTTCTGAGCTTAATGGGAATTTTCAGTGACGAAATTAACAATCAGAAGCTGGTTTTTCCCTATTCTAAAGGGGCGCGGATTGAAGGAATAGTGTTGGCAAAATTCAGTCATTATGCAATAACTATTTTTATATGTTCTCTTTTGGGTTTTGCATTGAATACATATTATGTCAATTCACTCTTTAAAGGGGATAGGGTTAGTTATGCTCAGATGATGGGATCAGCATCTCTTTTTGCTCTCTATTATATTTTTACTATTGCACTGCTCTTTTTCTTAAGTAGTCTAACAAGGCGGGGTATTGCAGCGGGAATTACTGTGCTTTTGTTTAATTACTTATCTCCCCTGGTTCTTCAGCTATTCAGGTTACAAGGTTGGGTACCGCATACGCTGGTAATTCAAGCCAATAGATTGGGGATGGTAGATTCAGGACTTTTAAAACAGATTTTGGTGAGTGTTATTTTCTATATTTTAATTTTACAGTGGCTAACTATAAGAAAGATGAAAAAAGTGGAGGTAGTTTAA
- a CDS encoding class I SAM-dependent methyltransferase — MNKPYYLAYEERYKKVHSMNIAWFGSRPTLEVLKWVEEYQIPGNEVILEVGCGEGRDLIYLAGLGYRVKGVDISPTAIQYCKKLARKREVEIDLLVCDGLYLVDELGAETFNWIYSVGTLHMLVDQNHRDRFLKNIYQILKPGGKALLVNMGDGKEEYITDKTKAFEEEERNHPDGVIRVASTSCRKVNWDYHLRELKKAGFTVEKQLSTENEEYGKCMTVYLTKES, encoded by the coding sequence ATGAATAAACCTTATTACCTGGCTTATGAAGAACGATATAAAAAAGTCCATTCCATGAATATTGCCTGGTTCGGTTCTAGGCCTACACTGGAGGTATTAAAATGGGTTGAAGAGTATCAGATTCCAGGAAATGAAGTAATTTTAGAGGTTGGATGTGGAGAAGGTCGTGATCTTATCTATCTGGCAGGTCTGGGTTATCGTGTCAAGGGAGTAGATATTTCGCCTACTGCAATTCAGTATTGTAAGAAGTTGGCACGAAAACGGGAAGTTGAAATAGATCTGCTGGTTTGTGATGGATTATATCTGGTAGATGAGTTGGGGGCAGAAACCTTTAATTGGATTTATTCTGTAGGAACACTCCATATGCTTGTTGACCAAAATCATCGGGACAGGTTTTTAAAAAATATATACCAAATATTAAAACCAGGAGGTAAAGCTTTATTGGTTAACATGGGTGATGGAAAGGAAGAGTATATTACTGATAAAACAAAAGCTTTTGAAGAGGAAGAAAGAAACCATCCAGATGGAGTTATCAGGGTAGCCTCAACTTCCTGTAGAAAAGTAAATTGGGATTACCACTTAAGGGAGTTAAAAAAAGCCGGTTTTACTGTGGAAAAACAGCTTTCCACGGAGAACGAAGAATATGGCAAATGTATGACGGTATATTTGACAAAGGAAAGTTAA
- a CDS encoding alanyl-tRNA editing protein: MKRKYYTNSYVGRFNTKILREETLKDGRHLVVLEETYFYPTSGGQPHDLGTIAGVKVLDVVDGDEILHVVERPIGLEEVECEIDWKRRFDHMQQHAGQHILSACFEKLYDAETVGFHLGDEYVTIDVTLDELTSAMAQKVEDAANELIYRNLLIKTYFVKPEELKNLPLRKPPVVDKNIRIVEIDGEDYSPCGGTHPKTTGEIGIIKIRKWEKKRANIRVEFVCGYRALADYQWKNDQINQVSNLLSIKDKETLDGVTRLYEELKDLRREVRKLKGQMLEYEAQKYYNMAREINGIRLISQIVTDRDLGEVKQLANKIVEKERVIVLFGVKGEKAQVSFSRSDDLDVNMNELLKEVIGLINGGGGGNARSAQGGGTDINNLENLLKSAEIILKNRYLK, encoded by the coding sequence GTGAAGAGAAAATATTATACTAATTCGTATGTGGGAAGATTTAATACTAAAATCCTCCGGGAAGAAACACTGAAAGATGGTCGGCATCTGGTGGTTTTAGAAGAAACTTATTTTTATCCTACTTCAGGTGGACAACCTCATGATCTGGGAACGATAGCTGGAGTAAAGGTGCTAGATGTGGTTGATGGTGATGAAATTTTGCATGTGGTAGAAAGACCCATAGGTCTTGAGGAAGTTGAGTGCGAGATTGACTGGAAACGAAGATTTGACCATATGCAACAGCATGCAGGCCAGCATATTCTCTCCGCCTGTTTTGAAAAACTTTACGATGCAGAAACAGTAGGATTTCATCTGGGTGATGAATATGTGACAATTGATGTAACTTTAGATGAGTTGACCTCTGCTATGGCACAGAAGGTAGAAGATGCAGCTAATGAGTTAATTTATCGGAATTTGCTGATTAAGACCTATTTTGTAAAGCCTGAGGAACTTAAAAATCTTCCATTGCGTAAACCGCCGGTAGTGGATAAGAATATCCGGATTGTAGAAATAGATGGGGAAGATTATTCTCCATGTGGTGGTACCCATCCTAAAACTACCGGTGAAATCGGAATAATTAAGATCCGCAAATGGGAGAAAAAACGGGCCAACATCAGGGTTGAGTTTGTCTGCGGCTATCGTGCCCTTGCTGATTATCAATGGAAAAATGATCAGATTAACCAGGTTTCCAATCTGCTTTCCATTAAAGATAAGGAGACGTTAGATGGTGTTACACGTCTTTATGAAGAGTTGAAAGATTTACGGCGGGAAGTTAGAAAACTGAAAGGGCAGATGTTGGAGTATGAGGCTCAGAAGTATTATAACATGGCCCGGGAAATTAATGGTATACGCCTCATCAGCCAGATTGTCACAGATCGGGACTTAGGAGAAGTAAAACAATTAGCTAATAAGATTGTAGAGAAAGAAAGGGTAATTGTACTATTTGGAGTTAAAGGTGAGAAGGCACAGGTCAGTTTTAGTCGTTCTGATGATCTGGATGTGAATATGAATGAACTTTTAAAAGAAGTTATTGGTTTGATTAATGGTGGTGGAGGTGGAAATGCCAGGTCTGCTCAGGGTGGAGGTACAGATATCAATAATTTAGAGAATTTGCTGAAATCTGCTGAGATTATACTTAAAAATCGATATTTAAAGTGA
- a CDS encoding class I SAM-dependent methyltransferase, which translates to MDQELKASLIETYDRHAKERDKSEIEPWKAEERDYFLNLLKKEQKKFLLEIGAGPGRDSKFFKDNGLEVIAIDISTEMVKLCKKKGLKAYVMDFYNLKFYPETFDAVWALNCLLHVPKKNLPKVLEGIRNVLKPNGLFYMGVYGGPDSEGVWEDDHYWPQRFFVFYTDEHIQEVVQEYFELVYFKTIPTGGEIHFQSLILRKK; encoded by the coding sequence ATGGATCAAGAGTTAAAGGCAAGCTTGATAGAAACATATGATCGACATGCTAAAGAACGGGATAAAAGTGAGATAGAACCATGGAAAGCAGAGGAAAGGGATTATTTTTTAAACCTTCTAAAAAAGGAGCAGAAAAAGTTTCTCTTAGAGATTGGAGCAGGGCCAGGGAGAGACAGCAAATTCTTCAAAGATAATGGATTAGAAGTTATAGCTATAGATATTTCAACAGAAATGGTTAAATTATGTAAAAAGAAAGGTCTTAAAGCATATGTAATGGATTTTTATAATCTTAAGTTTTATCCTGAAACCTTTGATGCAGTCTGGGCTTTAAACTGCCTCTTACATGTACCCAAAAAGAATCTTCCAAAAGTTTTAGAAGGTATTCGTAATGTCTTAAAACCTAATGGATTGTTTTATATGGGTGTGTATGGGGGACCTGATTCAGAAGGTGTGTGGGAAGATGACCATTATTGGCCGCAGCGTTTTTTTGTTTTTTATACTGATGAGCATATTCAGGAGGTTGTACAGGAGTATTTTGAGCTTGTTTATTTTAAAACAATTCCTACTGGTGGAGAGATTCATTTTCAATCTTTAATATTACGAAAAAAATAG
- a CDS encoding 4Fe-4S dicluster domain-containing protein, translating into MCHICGKCSRVCPMQLTPYLEFSDKNQFDNETCIRCSTCVKNYPTGILSLNNEKTSIQIKKVIGALLAPFL; encoded by the coding sequence ATGTGTCATATCTGTGGCAAATGTTCCCGGGTTTGTCCAATGCAGTTAACCCCTTATCTGGAGTTTTCTGATAAGAATCAATTTGATAATGAAACCTGTATCCGCTGCTCTACCTGTGTGAAAAACTACCCAACAGGCATTCTTTCCCTTAATAACGAAAAAACATCTATCCAAATAAAAAAAGTAATAGGGGCCTTATTGGCCCCATTTTTATAA
- a CDS encoding 4Fe-4S binding protein gives MNYLVVTIVGTPLAILINPRTWCSFCPTGTMQILMYKLGKLLGINKKIDQKVSIA, from the coding sequence ATGAACTACCTTGTAGTAACCATTGTAGGAACCCCTCTGGCTATATTGATTAATCCCAGAACCTGGTGTTCCTTCTGCCCGACGGGTACAATGCAGATACTTATGTATAAATTGGGTAAATTGCTCGGCATAAATAAAAAGATAGATCAAAAGGTATCCATTGCTTGA
- a CDS encoding 4Fe-4S binding protein, whose protein sequence is MVLRLFKDKYWCGNFCPHESLFDFIIMPISPNRKIPSFFKSKITKTIAFAWFSYMLIKLLSSVQHFFWINWDIFSS, encoded by the coding sequence ATGGTACTAAGACTTTTTAAAGATAAATACTGGTGCGGAAATTTTTGTCCACATGAAAGTTTGTTTGATTTTATCATCATGCCCATCAGTCCTAATAGGAAAATCCCTTCTTTTTTCAAATCCAAAATTACTAAGACAATAGCCTTTGCATGGTTTTCTTATATGTTAATTAAATTACTATCTTCGGTACAACATTTTTTCTGGATAAATTGGGATATATTTTCGTCATGA
- a CDS encoding winged helix-turn-helix domain-containing protein: protein MELKFKIWLEEDGEKLFGIGPCDILKRVKRTGSLRRAAAEINMSYSQAWKLIDRLENALGFSLLEKQVGGKTGGGSRLTPEGKMLMDAYENFYQEASEILEKLCDKWFTPFFKKQK from the coding sequence ATGGAGCTAAAATTTAAAATATGGTTAGAAGAAGATGGTGAGAAACTATTTGGTATTGGCCCCTGTGACATTCTTAAGCGGGTGAAACGGACCGGGTCTTTACGTAGGGCTGCTGCCGAGATTAATATGTCTTACAGCCAGGCCTGGAAGTTAATTGATAGACTTGAAAATGCTCTAGGGTTTTCTCTATTGGAAAAACAGGTGGGTGGAAAGACAGGAGGTGGGTCCCGTCTGACTCCGGAAGGGAAAATGTTAATGGATGCTTATGAAAATTTCTATCAGGAAGCCTCAGAAATATTAGAGAAATTATGCGATAAATGGTTTACTCCTTTTTTTAAAAAACAAAAATGA
- the modA gene encoding molybdate ABC transporter substrate-binding protein → MVNKWLIFLVIILLLIGVGLTYSHQSGIKSKERELLVFAAASLTDAFQELVEKFEQQYQGVKVRLNLASSGTLQIQIEQGAPADVFASAGIKQMESLLKKGLIATDSVTYFARNQLVVIGKKNSPLKITGPDDFLKAHIREISIGDPVTAPVGQYSVTSLKNLHIWEQIEKKLVFARNVRQVLQYVERGEVDLGFVYATDAAISEEVKVLYTIPQDTHHPILYPIGIVKESKNQDLAKKFIEWVLSPNGQEILARYGFESTI, encoded by the coding sequence ATGGTAAATAAATGGTTGATTTTTTTAGTAATCATTCTGCTTTTAATTGGGGTTGGATTAACATATTCACACCAGAGTGGGATTAAATCAAAGGAGAGGGAGTTATTGGTTTTTGCTGCAGCCAGTTTAACCGATGCGTTTCAGGAATTGGTAGAGAAGTTTGAACAGCAATATCAAGGAGTTAAGGTCAGATTAAATCTGGCTTCCTCAGGAACACTACAAATCCAGATAGAGCAAGGAGCACCGGCCGATGTTTTTGCTTCTGCGGGAATAAAGCAGATGGAATCACTTTTAAAAAAAGGGTTAATAGCAACAGATTCAGTGACTTATTTTGCCAGAAACCAATTGGTGGTTATTGGGAAGAAAAATAGTCCGTTAAAGATTACAGGCCCTGATGATTTTCTTAAGGCTCATATAAGAGAGATCAGTATTGGTGACCCAGTGACGGCACCTGTTGGACAATATAGTGTTACTTCATTAAAAAATCTACATATCTGGGAACAAATCGAGAAAAAACTTGTATTTGCTAGAAATGTAAGACAAGTATTGCAGTATGTGGAGCGTGGTGAGGTGGATCTGGGCTTTGTTTATGCAACAGATGCAGCTATCTCAGAAGAGGTTAAAGTTCTTTATACTATTCCGCAAGATACACATCATCCCATCCTATACCCTATAGGAATTGTAAAAGAGAGTAAAAACCAGGATTTAGCGAAAAAATTTATAGAGTGGGTTCTCTCACCGAATGGTCAGGAGATTTTAGCAAGATATGGGTTTGAATCTACTATATAG